A single window of Achromobacter xylosoxidans DNA harbors:
- the holB gene encoding DNA polymerase III subunit delta' has protein sequence MSAPQFLPWQMETARAWLGNRERFAHAWLVHGLAGIGKLDFAVAAAASLLCETPQDGLACGHCAACAWFASGNHPDLRRIRPEAVAVEEGADAAEVSEDAEPAAGAAKKAPSKEIRIDQIRSLESWFNTATHRGGWRVALLYPAHALNVVSANALLKVLEEPPPHTVFLLVADAPDRLLPTLVSRCRRLPLPAPDPDTALQWLRDQNVEPAREWLAAAGGAPLAALRLAQHAETACPPWLTQLVGPLAKGQTPDVGTLAEALEKAAPAEWIDALQRLYTDLMLAAAGAPVRYFPTLAAAVAEVAGRMNTARAAEAARWLTRQRALATHPLNGKLFAHATLQRVVLSCQA, from the coding sequence ATGAGCGCGCCCCAGTTCCTGCCCTGGCAGATGGAGACGGCGCGCGCCTGGCTGGGCAACCGCGAGCGCTTCGCCCATGCCTGGCTGGTGCATGGCCTGGCCGGCATCGGCAAGCTCGATTTCGCGGTGGCCGCCGCCGCCAGCCTGCTGTGCGAGACGCCGCAGGACGGCCTGGCCTGCGGCCATTGCGCCGCCTGTGCCTGGTTCGCCAGCGGCAACCACCCCGACCTGCGCCGCATCCGGCCCGAGGCCGTGGCGGTCGAGGAGGGGGCCGACGCCGCCGAGGTCTCGGAAGACGCCGAACCCGCCGCCGGCGCGGCCAAGAAGGCGCCGTCCAAGGAAATCCGCATCGACCAGATCCGCTCGCTGGAATCCTGGTTCAACACCGCCACGCACCGGGGCGGCTGGCGCGTGGCGCTGCTGTATCCGGCGCACGCGCTGAACGTGGTGTCGGCCAATGCCCTGCTCAAGGTGCTGGAAGAGCCGCCGCCGCACACCGTGTTCCTGCTGGTGGCGGACGCGCCTGATCGCCTGCTGCCGACGCTGGTGTCGCGCTGCCGCCGCCTGCCGCTGCCGGCGCCCGATCCCGACACCGCGCTGCAATGGCTGCGCGACCAGAATGTGGAGCCGGCGCGCGAATGGCTGGCCGCCGCGGGCGGCGCGCCGCTGGCGGCGCTGCGCCTGGCGCAGCATGCGGAAACGGCCTGCCCGCCATGGCTGACGCAACTGGTCGGCCCCCTGGCCAAGGGCCAGACGCCGGACGTCGGCACCCTGGCCGAGGCCCTGGAAAAGGCCGCGCCCGCCGAGTGGATCGACGCCTTGCAGCGCCTGTATACCGACCTGATGCTGGCCGCCGCCGGGGCGCCGGTGCGTTATTTCCCGACGCTGGCGGCGGCCGTGGCCGAGGTGGCGGGGCGCATGAACACCGCGCGTGCCGCCGAAGCGGCGCGCTGGCTCACGCGCCAGCGCGCGCTGGCCACGCACCCCCTGAACGGCAAGCTTTTCGCCCACGCGACGCTGCAGCGCGTGGTGCTATCCTGCCAGGCATAA
- a CDS encoding TatD family hydrolase, whose product MYVDSHCHLNFPELAADLPAILDRMAANQVTHALVVSVNMPEWPGLMSLVEPQPNLWASVGVHPDYEDTPDPEPEELARLSAHPKVVAIGETGLDYYRLSEPLDWQRERFRRHIRAARDTGLPLIVHTRSSAEDTVRMLREERAAEVGGVMHCFTETWEVAQAALDQNFLISLSGIVTFKNAHVVHEVAAKVPLDRLLIETDSPYLAPVPYRGKLNDPSKVIHVAEKIAELKGISVAEVARASTDNFFNLFNKIKR is encoded by the coding sequence ATGTACGTCGATTCACACTGCCATTTGAACTTTCCCGAGCTGGCGGCCGACCTGCCCGCGATCCTCGATCGCATGGCCGCCAACCAGGTGACCCACGCGCTGGTGGTCAGCGTCAACATGCCCGAATGGCCGGGCCTGATGTCGCTGGTCGAGCCGCAGCCCAACCTGTGGGCTTCGGTCGGGGTGCATCCCGACTACGAAGACACGCCCGATCCGGAGCCGGAGGAACTGGCGCGCCTGTCGGCGCATCCCAAGGTGGTGGCGATCGGCGAGACCGGGCTCGACTATTACCGCCTGTCCGAGCCGCTGGACTGGCAGCGCGAGCGTTTCCGCCGCCACATCCGCGCGGCGCGCGACACCGGGCTGCCGCTGATCGTGCATACGCGTTCCTCGGCCGAGGACACGGTGCGGATGCTGCGCGAGGAACGCGCGGCCGAGGTCGGCGGCGTGATGCACTGTTTCACCGAGACCTGGGAAGTGGCCCAGGCCGCGCTCGACCAGAATTTCCTCATCTCCCTGTCCGGCATCGTGACCTTCAAGAACGCCCACGTGGTGCACGAGGTCGCCGCCAAGGTGCCGCTGGACCGGCTGCTGATCGAGACCGATTCGCCGTACCTGGCGCCGGTGCCGTACCGGGGCAAGCTCAACGATCCGTCCAAGGTGATCCACGTGGCCGAGAAGATCGCCGAGCTCAAGGGTATCAGCGTGGCCGAGGTGGCGCGGGCGTCGACCGATAATTTCTTTAATCTTTTCAATAAGATAAAGAGATAA
- a CDS encoding ankyrin repeat domain-containing protein, translating to MAARNAFSRHRLVSHCRGALLALCVAVAAPAAQAAANPSDWWVYVANDYPDEINELLARGADPNVRYRNGQPALMRAVVDGAWKVFDALAANPRTDVNAENPAGETPLMYLAIAGQVDRARSLMARGAQVNRLGWTPLHYAASKGQLAMARLLLDNKAMVNAPAPNGETPLMMAALSGNRAMVDLLLKAGADVTTRDTKGQDASDWATTGKSAKLAAELKTLIAQQEDAKRARRASTPPEPEAPVPGAADGDVAGAAMPAATDATPAAPAQASSPAPAAQDASPKSAPSVGGVSGVRLNNYDQPAAP from the coding sequence ATGGCTGCCCGCAACGCGTTCTCCCGTCACCGCCTTGTTTCCCATTGCCGCGGCGCGCTGCTGGCGCTGTGTGTCGCCGTGGCGGCGCCGGCCGCCCAGGCGGCGGCCAATCCCTCGGACTGGTGGGTCTACGTTGCCAACGATTACCCCGACGAGATCAATGAACTGCTGGCCCGGGGCGCCGATCCCAACGTGCGCTACCGCAACGGCCAGCCGGCCCTGATGCGGGCGGTGGTGGATGGCGCCTGGAAGGTCTTCGACGCGCTGGCGGCCAATCCGCGCACCGACGTCAATGCCGAGAATCCGGCGGGCGAGACCCCGTTGATGTACCTGGCCATCGCCGGCCAGGTCGACCGCGCCCGCAGCCTGATGGCGCGCGGGGCCCAGGTCAATCGCCTGGGCTGGACGCCGCTGCACTATGCCGCGTCCAAGGGCCAGCTGGCGATGGCGCGGCTGTTGCTGGACAACAAGGCCATGGTGAACGCACCCGCGCCCAACGGCGAGACGCCGTTGATGATGGCGGCGCTGTCGGGCAACAGGGCAATGGTGGACCTGCTGTTGAAGGCAGGGGCCGACGTCACCACGCGCGACACCAAGGGCCAGGACGCGTCCGATTGGGCGACCACGGGCAAGTCCGCCAAGCTGGCCGCGGAATTGAAGACCCTGATCGCCCAGCAGGAGGACGCCAAACGGGCCCGCCGCGCCAGCACGCCGCCCGAACCCGAGGCGCCGGTGCCGGGAGCCGCGGACGGCGACGTCGCGGGCGCCGCGATGCCCGCTGCCACGGACGCAACGCCCGCCGCGCCGGCGCAGGCGTCCTCGCCAGCCCCCGCCGCGCAGGACGCCAGCCCGAAGTCCGCGCCCAGCGTCGGCGGCGTGTCGGGCGTGCGGTTGAACAACTACGACCAGCCTGCGGCGCCCTGA
- a CDS encoding IclR family transcriptional regulator has product MDQSVGAGADRVLYVLATLARHDGPLSIAALAEKTGLAQSTLYRQVALLKRWGFVAEHEGEYGPGPLCVQLAWGFDQSSFLIHEAQPDMAALAAASGETIGLLVAVKDQAVCLDMVESQHPLRCSFTKGRGLPLARGASAKSLLAFMPAARLQAALAVLARESGLDPARLADELEAIRAQGYAVTDSEVDAGVWGVSVPIFQRANQAVASITLMAPSTRAAQRPQAFIDLTVAAARRISGKLQAH; this is encoded by the coding sequence ATGGATCAGTCGGTAGGGGCGGGCGCGGACCGCGTGCTGTACGTGTTGGCCACGCTGGCCCGGCACGACGGCCCCCTGAGCATCGCCGCGCTGGCGGAAAAGACCGGCCTGGCCCAGAGCACCCTGTACCGCCAGGTGGCGCTGCTCAAGCGCTGGGGCTTCGTCGCCGAGCATGAGGGTGAATACGGCCCCGGCCCGCTGTGCGTGCAACTGGCCTGGGGCTTCGACCAGTCTTCGTTCCTGATCCACGAAGCGCAGCCGGACATGGCCGCCCTGGCGGCGGCGTCGGGCGAGACCATCGGCCTGCTGGTGGCCGTCAAGGACCAGGCGGTATGCCTGGACATGGTCGAAAGCCAGCACCCGCTGCGGTGCTCCTTCACCAAGGGCCGCGGCCTGCCGCTGGCGCGGGGCGCCTCGGCCAAGTCGCTGCTGGCGTTCATGCCGGCGGCACGGCTGCAGGCTGCGCTGGCCGTGCTGGCCAGGGAATCGGGTCTGGACCCGGCGCGCCTGGCCGACGAACTGGAGGCCATCCGCGCCCAGGGCTATGCCGTGACCGACAGCGAAGTCGACGCCGGCGTCTGGGGCGTGAGCGTGCCGATCTTCCAGCGCGCCAACCAGGCGGTGGCCTCCATCACGCTGATGGCGCCGTCCACCCGCGCCGCCCAGCGGCCGCAGGCCTTCATCGACCTGACCGTCGCCGCCGCCCGCCGCATCTCGGGCAAGTTGCAGGCGCACTGA
- a CDS encoding transporter substrate-binding domain-containing protein gives MTTRRTLLTAALTLGLAWSMGTAHAQETIRAVTDATFPPMEFVKDGKRTGFDIELVEALAAAMGKKVEWIDIDFKGLIPALQAGRADIAVSAIYITPERSKVVDFTDPYYAGGLVVLTKKDGPVKTLKDLDGRKVSVQVGTKSVNYLKEHYPSVQRVEVEKNQEMFNLVQIGRADAAVTGKPAAKLFAQSTTDLTVLADQITTEDYGIAVPKNKPELTRGLNEALQKIKADGSYQAIVNKWFEAPAK, from the coding sequence ATGACTACTCGCCGCACCCTGTTGACCGCCGCCCTGACCCTGGGCCTGGCCTGGAGCATGGGCACCGCCCACGCCCAGGAAACCATCCGCGCCGTGACCGACGCCACCTTCCCGCCCATGGAGTTCGTCAAGGACGGCAAGCGCACCGGCTTTGACATCGAATTGGTCGAGGCCCTGGCCGCCGCCATGGGCAAGAAGGTCGAATGGATCGACATCGACTTCAAGGGCCTGATTCCCGCCCTGCAGGCCGGCCGCGCCGACATCGCCGTGTCCGCCATCTACATCACGCCCGAGCGCAGCAAGGTGGTGGACTTCACCGACCCGTACTACGCCGGCGGCCTGGTGGTGCTGACCAAGAAGGACGGTCCGGTCAAGACCCTGAAGGACCTGGACGGCCGCAAGGTGTCGGTGCAGGTCGGCACCAAGTCGGTCAACTACCTGAAGGAACACTACCCGTCGGTGCAGCGCGTCGAGGTCGAGAAGAACCAGGAGATGTTCAACCTGGTGCAGATCGGCCGCGCCGATGCCGCCGTCACCGGCAAGCCGGCCGCCAAGCTGTTCGCCCAGAGCACCACCGACCTGACCGTGCTGGCCGACCAGATCACCACCGAGGACTACGGCATCGCCGTGCCCAAGAACAAGCCGGAACTGACGCGCGGCCTGAATGAGGCGCTGCAGAAGATCAAGGCCGATGGCAGCTACCAGGCCATCGTCAACAAGTGGTTCGAGGCGCCCGCGAAATGA
- a CDS encoding amino acid ABC transporter permease, with protein MNLDFAPVFADFDALVRGAVVTIEVTAGALLLGCVIGLLVGVGRLNPQRSIIYNLCSVYLLFFRGTPLLVQLFIWFFGLPQFGVTLPAFACGVLGLGMYSGAYVSEIVRGAIQSVDRGQTEAARSLGMSSGQAMRIIILPQAVVRMIPPLGNEFIALIKNSALVSLLTIHDLMHEGQKIISVSYRSLETYLVVALIYLVLTTAAMLILRRIEQRLRAGGMVQ; from the coding sequence ATGAACCTGGATTTTGCTCCCGTCTTCGCCGACTTCGACGCGCTGGTGCGCGGCGCGGTGGTCACCATCGAGGTGACCGCCGGCGCCCTGCTGCTGGGCTGTGTCATCGGCCTTCTGGTCGGCGTCGGCCGGCTCAACCCGCAGCGCAGCATCATCTACAACCTGTGCAGCGTCTACCTGCTGTTCTTTCGCGGCACGCCGCTGCTGGTGCAGCTGTTCATCTGGTTCTTCGGCCTGCCGCAGTTCGGCGTGACGCTGCCGGCGTTCGCCTGCGGCGTGCTGGGGCTGGGCATGTATTCCGGCGCCTATGTGTCGGAAATCGTGCGCGGCGCGATCCAGTCGGTCGACCGCGGCCAGACCGAGGCCGCCCGCTCGCTGGGCATGTCGTCGGGCCAGGCCATGCGCATCATCATCCTGCCGCAGGCGGTGGTGCGCATGATTCCGCCGCTGGGCAACGAATTCATCGCGCTGATCAAGAATTCGGCGCTGGTGTCGCTGCTGACCATCCATGACCTGATGCACGAAGGGCAGAAGATCATCAGCGTGTCGTACCGCTCGCTGGAAACCTATCTGGTGGTGGCGCTGATCTACCTGGTCCTGACCACGGCCGCCATGTTGATACTGCGCAGGATCGAGCAACGCCTGCGCGCCGGGGGGATGGTGCAATGA
- a CDS encoding amino acid ABC transporter ATP-binding protein, translated as MNAANPKEMIRIRGLQKSYGDHAVLRGIDFDVLPSQVVVVIGPSGSGKSTLLRCCNGLEVAQGGTVEICGQTLQNEGELLPEAELNRLRMQVGMVFQGFNLFPHLSVLDNVTVGPRKLRGMGRDEANALAEDLLRKVGLAQKMSAMPASLSGGQKQRVAIARALAMQPKVMLFDEPTSALDPELVGEVLQVMKLLAREGMTMMVVTHEMGFARDVADVVAVMDGGVILESGAPEVIFSQPREARTREFLQAVLSAGQGAA; from the coding sequence ATGAACGCCGCGAATCCGAAAGAAATGATCCGCATCCGCGGCCTGCAGAAATCCTACGGCGACCACGCCGTGCTGCGCGGCATCGACTTCGATGTGCTGCCGTCGCAGGTGGTGGTGGTGATCGGCCCCAGCGGTTCGGGCAAAAGCACCTTGCTGCGTTGCTGCAACGGGCTGGAAGTGGCCCAGGGCGGCACCGTGGAGATCTGCGGCCAGACCTTGCAGAACGAAGGCGAGCTGTTGCCCGAGGCCGAACTGAACCGCCTGCGCATGCAGGTCGGCATGGTGTTCCAGGGCTTCAACCTGTTCCCGCACCTGTCGGTGCTGGACAACGTCACCGTCGGGCCGCGCAAGCTGCGCGGCATGGGGCGCGACGAGGCCAACGCGCTGGCCGAGGACCTGCTGCGCAAGGTTGGCCTGGCGCAGAAGATGTCGGCCATGCCGGCCAGCCTGTCGGGCGGCCAGAAGCAGCGCGTGGCGATCGCCCGCGCGCTGGCGATGCAGCCCAAGGTCATGCTGTTCGACGAACCGACCTCGGCGCTGGATCCGGAGCTGGTGGGCGAAGTGCTGCAGGTCATGAAGCTGCTGGCGCGCGAAGGCATGACCATGATGGTCGTGACCCACGAAATGGGCTTTGCCCGCGACGTGGCCGACGTGGTCGCGGTGATGGACGGCGGCGTGATCCTGGAGTCGGGCGCGCCCGAGGTCATCTTCAGCCAGCCGCGCGAGGCCCGCACCCGCGAATTCCTGCAGGCCGTGCTGAGCGCGGGGCAGGGGGCGGCATGA
- the hutG gene encoding formimidoylglutamase, with protein MTAAQFDKSLWTARDDSAERGDTRRLAHIVEPAAGQAPAAGEPVLLGFACDAGVARNQGRVGAAAGPAGIRKYMAGLPAHGLTRLLDAGDVACEGDQLEDAQERLGLAVADLLRQGARPLVLGGGHEIAWGSFQGLARWLADRGDDGPVLVLNLDAHFDLRTGRPGSSGTPFDQIAHYCEAHGLALQYACLGVSRLANTPALYARAAEVGAVWVEDRDMQERHLAARLANVDALLARARHVYLTIDLDVLPAAVMPGVSAPAPYGVPMAVIEEIVLRVKASGKLRLADMAEYNPRFDIDGHGARAAARLAWQLLSA; from the coding sequence ATGACGGCGGCGCAATTCGACAAGAGCCTGTGGACCGCGCGCGACGACAGCGCCGAGCGCGGCGACACGCGCCGCCTGGCGCACATCGTCGAGCCGGCCGCGGGCCAGGCGCCGGCCGCGGGCGAGCCGGTGCTGCTGGGATTCGCCTGCGATGCGGGCGTGGCCCGCAACCAGGGTCGCGTCGGCGCGGCCGCCGGCCCGGCCGGCATCCGCAAGTACATGGCCGGCCTGCCGGCGCACGGCCTGACGCGCCTGCTGGACGCGGGCGACGTGGCCTGCGAGGGGGACCAGTTGGAGGACGCGCAGGAGCGCCTGGGCCTGGCGGTGGCCGACCTGCTGCGCCAGGGCGCCCGCCCGCTGGTGCTGGGCGGCGGCCACGAAATCGCCTGGGGCAGCTTCCAGGGCCTGGCGCGCTGGCTGGCCGACCGCGGCGACGACGGCCCGGTGCTGGTGCTGAACCTGGACGCGCATTTCGATCTGCGCACCGGCCGGCCGGGCAGTTCCGGCACGCCGTTCGACCAGATCGCGCATTACTGCGAGGCGCACGGGCTGGCGCTGCAATACGCCTGCCTGGGCGTGTCGCGGCTGGCCAATACGCCGGCGCTGTATGCGCGCGCGGCGGAAGTGGGCGCGGTGTGGGTGGAGGACCGCGACATGCAGGAACGCCACCTGGCGGCGCGCCTGGCCAATGTCGATGCCTTGCTGGCGAGGGCCCGCCACGTGTACCTGACCATCGACCTGGACGTGCTGCCGGCGGCGGTGATGCCGGGCGTGTCGGCGCCGGCGCCCTATGGCGTGCCGATGGCGGTGATCGAGGAGATCGTGCTGCGCGTCAAGGCCAGCGGCAAGCTGCGCCTGGCCGACATGGCCGAGTACAACCCGCGCTTCGACATCGACGGCCATGGCGCCCGCGCGGCGGCGCGCCTGGCCTGGCAACTGCTGTCCGCATGA
- a CDS encoding BBE domain-containing protein, with the protein MSDFSLIDSNDPRYATLQKGFNLRFPTTGQGANAIYVCKTPQDVLDAANAALAQGCRITVRSGGHCYEGFVANKLPEDHGQPLAIIDLSLMTGLRYREAGDIASPWNPAARYRFAAAAGNQNWDGYLDLYKTANRTLPGGSCYSVGSGGHIVGGGYGLLSRQHGLTVDWLSGVDILVPQGPGSRKLVPKHVNLHSAGADRDLFIACRGGGGGNFGIILTYYYAELPVAPQEAYWLSLSYPWASFGTGTAGRANFARFMRAYWQWFADHDADWNSPDPAKANGGLFTLLKVQHRSTGDVVLSIQYTGKDGKVGGARDQPFLDFVATMNAAAGAAPGVNLATSWHGPSHRMAEPAPRLLAHAVNDAQKMDWLWLTQSINGSGSNQRGKYKSAYHKANFSDVEIMAMWEYLNGSDDPRLNQALVQIDSYGGRINRNDEAANPTSVCQRSSLLKSQFQVYWTDPAQDAFHIKWIADLYDEYFAQYGGKPSNQPGSPFEGCYINYPDTDMKYTDASHTQVDPQWLDLYYGNKTAALIATKRNVDPDNLFHHEMSIPLVAPQA; encoded by the coding sequence ATGTCGGATTTTTCCCTGATTGACAGCAATGACCCGCGTTACGCGACCCTGCAAAAGGGTTTCAACCTGCGCTTCCCCACCACGGGCCAGGGCGCCAACGCCATCTACGTCTGCAAGACCCCGCAGGACGTGCTGGACGCGGCCAACGCCGCGCTGGCCCAGGGCTGCCGCATCACGGTGCGCAGCGGCGGCCACTGCTACGAAGGTTTCGTGGCCAACAAACTGCCCGAGGACCACGGCCAGCCGCTGGCCATCATCGACCTGAGCCTGATGACCGGCCTGCGCTACCGCGAGGCCGGCGACATTGCCTCGCCCTGGAACCCCGCCGCCCGCTACCGTTTCGCGGCCGCGGCGGGCAACCAGAACTGGGACGGCTACCTGGACCTGTACAAGACCGCCAACCGCACCCTGCCCGGCGGCTCGTGCTATTCGGTCGGTTCGGGCGGTCACATCGTCGGCGGCGGCTACGGCCTGCTGTCGCGCCAGCATGGCCTGACGGTGGACTGGCTGTCGGGCGTGGACATCCTGGTGCCGCAGGGCCCGGGTTCGCGCAAGCTGGTGCCCAAGCATGTCAACCTGCACAGCGCCGGCGCCGACCGCGACCTGTTCATCGCCTGCCGCGGCGGCGGCGGCGGCAACTTCGGCATCATCCTGACCTACTACTACGCCGAACTGCCGGTCGCGCCGCAGGAGGCCTACTGGCTGTCGCTGTCCTATCCCTGGGCCAGCTTCGGCACCGGCACGGCCGGCCGCGCCAACTTCGCCCGCTTCATGCGCGCCTACTGGCAATGGTTCGCCGACCATGACGCGGACTGGAACAGCCCCGATCCGGCCAAGGCCAACGGCGGCCTGTTCACCTTGCTGAAGGTGCAGCACCGTTCCACCGGCGACGTGGTGCTCAGCATCCAGTACACGGGCAAGGACGGCAAGGTGGGCGGCGCGCGCGACCAGCCGTTCCTGGATTTCGTCGCCACCATGAACGCGGCGGCCGGCGCGGCGCCCGGCGTCAACCTGGCCACCAGCTGGCACGGCCCGTCGCACCGCATGGCCGAACCGGCCCCGCGCCTGCTGGCGCACGCCGTGAACGATGCGCAGAAGATGGACTGGCTGTGGCTGACGCAAAGCATCAACGGCTCGGGCAGCAACCAGCGCGGCAAGTACAAGTCCGCGTATCACAAGGCCAATTTCAGCGACGTCGAAATCATGGCCATGTGGGAGTACCTGAACGGCTCGGACGACCCGCGCCTGAACCAGGCGCTGGTGCAGATCGACTCGTACGGCGGCCGCATCAACCGCAACGACGAAGCCGCCAACCCGACCAGCGTATGCCAGCGCTCGTCGCTGCTGAAGTCGCAGTTCCAGGTGTACTGGACCGACCCGGCCCAGGACGCCTTCCACATCAAGTGGATCGCCGACCTGTACGACGAGTACTTCGCGCAGTACGGCGGCAAGCCCAGCAACCAGCCGGGTTCGCCGTTCGAGGGGTGCTACATCAACTACCCCGACACCGACATGAAGTACACCGACGCCAGCCACACCCAGGTCGACCCGCAATGGCTCGACCTGTACTACGGCAACAAGACCGCCGCGCTGATCGCCACCAAGCGCAACGTCGACCCCGACAATCTCTTCCATCACGAGATGTCGATCCCGCTGGTTGCGCCGCAGGCGTAA
- a CDS encoding Glu/Leu/Phe/Val family dehydrogenase, whose product MSQTPTHALPSYLNADELGPWGNYLQQVDRVTPYLGSLARWVETLKRPKRSLIVDVPIELDNGSVAHFEGYRVQHNTSRGPGKGGVRFHQDVTLSEVMALAAWMSVKNAAVNLPYGGAKGGIRVDPRKLSQSEIERMTRRYTSEIGVIIGPSKDIPAPDVNTNAQTMAWMMDTYSMNEGSTATGVVTGKPIALGGSLGRVEATGRGVFVVGCEAARDLNIDVSKARVVVQGFGNVGGTAARLFHEAGAKVIAAQDHTGTVHNAAGLDVHKLLSHVSQHGGVGGFSGGQAMDKNEFWTLETEFLIPAALESQITADNAAKVRAKIVVEGANGPTTPEADDILFEHGVYVVPDVLANAGGVTVSYFEWVQDFSSFFWSEDEINQRLERIMREAYASIALVAKEHKVTLRTAAFIVACTRILQARQVRGLYP is encoded by the coding sequence ATGTCTCAAACTCCCACCCATGCCTTGCCGTCTTATCTGAATGCCGACGAACTCGGCCCCTGGGGTAATTACCTGCAACAAGTCGACCGGGTCACGCCGTACCTCGGTTCGCTGGCGCGCTGGGTCGAGACCCTGAAGCGTCCGAAGCGCTCGCTGATCGTCGACGTGCCGATCGAGCTGGACAATGGCAGCGTGGCCCACTTCGAGGGTTATCGCGTGCAGCACAACACCTCGCGCGGTCCGGGCAAGGGCGGCGTGCGTTTCCACCAGGACGTGACGCTGTCGGAAGTGATGGCGCTGGCCGCCTGGATGTCGGTCAAGAACGCCGCGGTCAACCTGCCGTACGGCGGCGCCAAGGGCGGCATCCGCGTCGACCCGCGCAAGCTGTCGCAGTCCGAGATCGAGCGCATGACGCGCCGCTACACCTCGGAAATCGGCGTCATCATCGGCCCGTCCAAGGACATTCCCGCCCCTGACGTGAACACCAACGCCCAGACCATGGCCTGGATGATGGACACGTACTCCATGAACGAAGGCTCGACCGCCACCGGCGTCGTGACCGGCAAGCCGATCGCGCTGGGCGGCAGCCTGGGCCGCGTCGAGGCCACCGGCCGCGGCGTGTTCGTGGTCGGCTGCGAAGCCGCGCGCGACCTGAACATCGACGTGTCCAAGGCGCGCGTGGTGGTGCAGGGCTTCGGCAACGTGGGTGGCACCGCCGCCCGCCTGTTCCATGAAGCCGGCGCCAAGGTCATCGCGGCCCAGGACCACACCGGCACGGTGCACAACGCCGCCGGCCTGGACGTCCACAAGCTGCTGTCGCACGTGTCGCAGCATGGCGGCGTGGGCGGCTTCTCCGGCGGCCAGGCGATGGACAAGAACGAGTTCTGGACGCTCGAAACCGAATTCCTGATCCCGGCGGCCCTGGAAAGCCAGATCACCGCCGACAACGCCGCCAAGGTGCGCGCCAAGATCGTGGTGGAAGGCGCCAACGGCCCGACCACCCCGGAAGCCGACGACATCCTGTTCGAGCACGGCGTGTACGTGGTGCCGGACGTGCTGGCCAACGCCGGCGGCGTGACGGTGTCGTACTTCGAATGGGTGCAGGACTTCTCCAGCTTCTTCTGGAGCGAGGACGAAATCAACCAGCGCCTGGAACGCATCATGCGCGAGGCCTATGCCTCGATCGCGCTGGTGGCCAAGGAGCACAAGGTGACGCTGCGCACCGCCGCGTTCATCGTAGCTTGCACGCGCATCCTGCAGGCCCGCCAGGTGCGCGGCCTGTACCCGTAA
- a CDS encoding RsiV family protein has translation MRLPRKPRGLSAAGLGAVLLALAGCGSSPPANITLDSPTAGTATPEKIGDLATERIKWASNKPDCKGDCPRIEIDSVAFPGIPKLSALVDHVLAYMTGTDANRRGPYETLSEYTQYFWSTARPRDATYFKASVKDTVGDIVSIELHTEQFLTGAAHGIPATQYLNWERSRGRVMALDEALIPGRRAEYVAALRQAHAKWLAGNADAKRDPAAYNKMWPFQESDNFALTRDGIVVKYDAYSIAPYSHGEPELSIPYSDLRGILKPELLPKS, from the coding sequence ATGCGTCTTCCCCGCAAGCCGCGCGGCCTGTCCGCCGCGGGTCTGGGAGCCGTCCTGCTGGCCCTGGCCGGCTGCGGCAGTTCGCCCCCCGCCAACATCACCCTGGACTCGCCAACGGCCGGCACGGCCACGCCCGAGAAGATCGGCGACCTGGCCACCGAGCGCATCAAGTGGGCGTCCAACAAGCCCGACTGCAAGGGCGACTGCCCGCGCATCGAGATCGACAGCGTGGCCTTTCCCGGCATCCCGAAACTGAGCGCGCTGGTCGACCACGTGCTGGCCTACATGACGGGCACCGACGCCAATCGCCGCGGCCCGTACGAGACGCTGTCGGAATACACGCAGTATTTCTGGTCCACCGCGCGCCCGCGCGACGCCACCTACTTCAAGGCCAGTGTCAAGGACACCGTGGGCGACATCGTCTCGATCGAGCTGCACACCGAGCAGTTCCTGACGGGCGCCGCGCACGGCATTCCCGCCACCCAGTACCTGAATTGGGAGCGCAGCCGCGGCCGCGTCATGGCGCTGGACGAGGCCCTGATCCCCGGGCGCCGCGCCGAATACGTCGCCGCCTTGCGCCAGGCGCACGCCAAGTGGCTGGCCGGCAATGCGGACGCCAAGCGCGACCCGGCCGCCTACAACAAGATGTGGCCGTTCCAGGAAAGCGACAACTTCGCGCTCACGCGCGACGGCATCGTGGTCAAGTACGACGCCTACTCGATCGCCCCCTACTCGCATGGCGAACCGGAACTGAGCATTCCGTACTCGGACCTGCGCGGCATCCTCAAGCCGGAACTGCTGCCCAAGTCCTGA